In a single window of the Bos taurus isolate L1 Dominette 01449 registration number 42190680 breed Hereford chromosome 23, ARS-UCD2.0, whole genome shotgun sequence genome:
- the OR1O8 gene encoding olfactory receptor family 1 subfamily O member 8 yields MNCSKNPDFVLSGLSSDPDKPQLLFGLFLAFYLLSLIGNLLLLLAIGADIHLHTPMYFFLSQLSLVDLCSTTTTAPKMLETLWTSSGLISFSECLAQLYFFAVFANMDNLLLTAMAIDRYAAICHPLHYALLMTPCRCGLLVGGSWGVAHSDSLIQTLMLTQLSFYTNLEIPHFFCDFKPLLRFSCSDTHLNEDLMMVLTGLLGISPLLCIISSYAHIFLAVARIPSAQGKKKALATCSSHLSMVILFYISVFATYLKSPSASHASGELGAAIMYALVTPTLNPFIYSLRNKDVKSSLKRILSVKSSWD; encoded by the coding sequence ATGAACTGCAGCAAGAACCCTGACTTTGTCCTCTCAGGACTGTCCAGTGACCCAGACAAACCACAGCTCCTCTTTGGTCTCTTCCTGGCCTTCTACTTGCTGAGTCTCATAGGAAACTTGCTACTGCTGCTGGCTATTGGCGCTGACatccacctccacacccccatgtacttcttcctcagccAGCTCTCCCTGGTCGACCTCTGTTCTACTACCACCACAGCCCCCAAAATGCTGGAGACTTTGTGGACCAGCAGCGGATTGATCTCCTTCTCTGAGTGCCTGGCCCAATTATATTTCTTCGCAGTTTTTGCTAACATGGACAACCTGCTTTTGACTGCCATGGCTATCGACCGCTATGCTGCCATCTGCCATCCCCTGCACTATGCACTCCTAATGACTCCTTGCAGATGTGGGCTGCTGGTGGGTGGGTCATGGGGAGTGGCCCACTCCGACTCTTTGATCCAAACCTTGATGCTAACTCAACTATCATTCTATACTAATCTAGAGATTCCTCACTTTTTTTGTGATTTCAAACCACTCTTAAGGTTTTCCTGCTCTGATACCCACCTCAATGAGGACCTGATGATGGTTCTGACAGGACTGTTAGGAATCAGCCCTCTCCTCTGCATCATAAGCTCTTATGCCCATATTTTCCTTGCTGTAGCTCGGATCCCATCAGCACAAGGCAAAAAGAAAGCCCTGGCCACATGCAGCTCCCACCTCTCCATGGTCATCCTCTTCTACATCTCAGTCTTTGCCACCTACCTGAAGTCCCCATCAGCTTCTCATGCCTCTGGGGAGCTGGGTGCTGCTATCATGTATGCCCTGGTAACCCCCACTCTCAATCCTTTCATTTATAGTCTAAGAAATAAGGATGTGAAGAGTTCCCTGAAAAGGATTCTGAGTGTGAAAAGTTCTTGGGATTAA